A single region of the Oryzias melastigma strain HK-1 linkage group LG23, ASM292280v2, whole genome shotgun sequence genome encodes:
- the adm2a gene encoding protein ADM2a: MRSFLPLSVYCISLLCLQQLRASPVGERPDPHREDFFSKLVAQKGLLSITSGSRTNAVATSSPSSPPQKWKSTFLRQIQAFRLKATAPNVAEANPTEPLHPQQRALRARRQAHHRGVHQYPHNAQLMRVGCFLGTCQVQNLSHRLYQLVGQKGREESSPFNPKSPHSYG; this comes from the exons ATGCGCTCCTTCCTCCCGCTCAGCGTCTATTGCATCAGCCTGCTCTGCCTCCAGCAGCTGCGGGCGTCCCCGGTCGGAGAGCGCCCTGACCCCCACAG GGAGGATTTCTTCAGCAAACTTGTCGCCCAGAAAGGCCTTTTATCCATCACTTCAGGAAGCCGGACCAACGCCGTCGCCACGTCTTCCCCTTCCAGCCCGCCCCAAAAATGGAAGTCTACTTTCCTGAGACAAATACAGGCCTTCAGACTGAAAGCGACGGCTCCCAACGTAGCAGAGGCGAATCCCACAGAGCCTCTGCACccccagcagagggcgctaagAGCCCGGCGCCAAGCGCACCATCGAGGGGTCCACCAATACCCCCATAATGCTCAACTGATGAGGGTCGGCTGCTTCTTGGGGACATGCCAAGTCCAGAACCTCAGTCATCGTCTGTATCAACTCGTTGGCCAGAAAGGCCGAGAAGAGTCCTCCCCCTTTAACCCAAAGAGCCCCCACAGTTATGGATGA